In Ciona intestinalis chromosome 11, KH, whole genome shotgun sequence, the DNA window AAAGAATTGGAGAGACAGAGAGTTCAACGAAGAAAAGAAATGTCACGGAAAGTTCATATGAAGACAGCAGCTGTGGATAACTCTGTATCATTATCTGCCTCACAAGATGAGAAACTCAAGCAATATAAGTAAGTAGAGACCtctaatttaagtttaatataaaataattgaaaatacaTTGAAATTGTATTTGACCTGCTGCAGTGCTGCTATTTATAAAGATGGGTAACTGAAATTGTTTTAATCCAGTAGttactatattttgtttgaaatacaatttaaaaaaaaacattttaatacaaataaagtCTCAATTAAAGTTAGCTATAGCACATCTTAATAGTCTGGGGATATACTGGGTTAATGGGTCATTCATCGGACTTCACTTATATAAAATAGAGTGAGACATACTGACATGTACAGCATAGAAAACCCCAcgtaaaaaagtaacaaatgcCTAGGTACccattaaacttatttaaaaactttctaaAGCTATTCAAATTAATTCTACAGAAGACAAGCGCGAAAACGTGACATAGAATACAATCAGTTTTTGGAAGATGTCAAAAACCGTGTGAATGAACGACCTCTACTATTTGAACAACACAACCAAGTGAAAAtttttgatatatatttttaatttatatagcTAATTTAGctaattttaaataccaactggttttattatttttgccagtactgtttttaaataggtaCATATGGTTAATTTTGTTACactatattgtatttatagtATAGTTAGCAGCAGCAGTTATATATCTGATCACAAAAAGGCTGTTTTTACTACATTTGAAAAACTCAAATATACTTTACTTACGTTTTTAATCGAAATTTTCCTTCAGAAAATGGCGAAGGCACAAGCAGAAAAACGATACCGTGAGATCCTTGAAACGTCGGGAATTAGCGACGATTTTGTGGATAGTAAAACTCGTAACAGCACCAGTTCAATGTCACCTCCCATGTCAGTACAGGAATTGAAGTTGACACAAGATAGTTACGACTCTGATAACTTTGAAGAAGATATTACAGAAGCAGACAACACTCTTGacaggtgattttttttaaatcataaaaatacCTGGAAAGTAGTAAGTTATGTTCGTatgtggtaacccgtaagcgagtatgaggtgtatgaaacaaaacaccgttgttataatgactgtcgctgccctgccacgcggggataaataaataaattttttcaatttgaCAGTCACTTACAGACTTATAATATGTCATGCAGCAAAACtgcaattttaaactaaaatatattttaactagtATGGTTGATGATtaaaaatttcacttttttgtACTTAACATACCGGCAACCTTTTTTCTCAGCTTAAAAGGCATAACACTGGAGCAAGTTGCCTCAGATGTTAGCTGTGATGAGGCTGACAAGGTAGAAagggaaaagaaaaaagttgatttcgcttaattttaattatttaccttttatacatttatttcacGACCGAAAATGGCAGATCAAATTTTCTCATTCCAATTTTTGATCAACACAGTATTGTGCATTAAATCTGCTGCTGAAACAAAACTCTGTGAAgtattaatgtttatttagttctgtatataataattataatacttCCACAAgcatttttatgttatatgtgCGAATGTGCCATGTTACCGTAATACATAATTTGCCAAATTTAGTGTTGACACAAAAAGATATGTTAACAGATTTTGTTCTTCTGTTTTATCTTTCGTATTTTTACACAGTGTGTTTTGTAGGAAATAAAATAGTGTTTCTGAAAAGAGATtgcaatttgtaaaaaataaaacaaattaatatacagtaggttACTGCTGGCACAGTGAGTGCTCATATAGTAACCAGAAGATATCAGGTTCATATCTCAATGCTGCACGAGTgtcaataattttattatgcTTGGAGTGGTTGCCATGTGATCAGACCATACCAGGTTCATAGCTCAATGCTGTTACTGCTGCAGACCAGTATCAATAAGCATATaggtattattttattttttccgtTTTTAGATTCCTTAAttttcgctatcgttttcgaagggataaataaaaaagttatgttatgcTGTAATTGGTCCAGAGCCACATTGACTGTGTAATATTGTAttcatacagaataaaaaatagtcagaaagttttatatttgtatgttgACAGGTTTAGTACGCCATtggtataaattttatatttcaaagttGCCCCACCCAACGACAAGAAAAAATTTAGGCCTACATGACATGATAATCAAAAGTTACAAACTAATCGTTATTATGTCCTATTATTTGCAAATTAATTCCTCTAATATAATATAGCAAAGTCAATTCTAATACTAATGATTGGGGTAAAATAACATAGGTTCCAATATAAGTTAGTACTTACGCTTAGGTACGGTTTCAATTTGATATAATTTAGGAAATTGGTAAAAGAAACTTTTCATAAATCCATTGATTGACCAAAAATGACACCTGAAAGAATATGATTGTATAAACATAGTTAGAATTATAAATGCTGTATCCCTTTCCTTACcttctgttaaaataataaactccTATGTTAAAGCAATCACCAagcaaacatatattaaaccaTGGATAACAATATTGATTACCTGCACAATTTTTGTTAGTTCAAACCAGCATAAATTTGTGCAAAAAGGTTCAAACTAGCATAGATTTGTGCAAGAAGGTTCAAACTAGCATAAATTTGTCCAAAAAATATCTACTCTTATCAAAAAAGCCTTTGACAATGATGCAATGTATTTCAATGACCAGAGTATATTAAATAcgtttaaattgtatttgtgcaacaagttataataaacaaatgtatattGTGACACAGTGGTAACTTAATTTTCAACAGTAACtcttaaaaaagaacaaaaaaataaaaagtaatttaacataaaaattacaGCCAAAAActgaactttaaaaacaaattgaacattgtattaaacataattattaaatagtGTATATTGTTTCAATAGTTTTTTAGTATAAACTTGTGTTCTCTAACtgttaggttttaaaaatggGCACAAACATGTAGAaccaaaaatagaaatttacaatttttgtaaatacacaACTTTCATATCAgaaagtgaataaaataaatgtgttaGGTGATACCATATGATCAAAATGTTGCAGAAAAAGTAATTCTGTTTAAatgtgatttaaataaataaggaAGCACTGCAGTAAATACAAAACCACTACAAGTTCACACACAAAGTGTGGTAACTCCATGGGTATACAaaagaacacccatgttataacgactgtagttgcctgtcaaataagttataatcatttttattcagatacaaattttaaacaggaagggcttgtaatatttttaattctctTGTGTCAATTCCTACTCGCCGCAATGTCCGTTTTACATGGGGTTTTCCCTCTTCTGTGAACCATTGTCGGCAGTACATTATTTTCATGACGTCTCGCAAAAGATTTCTTTCCCTTTTCCTGTACaagaaatgataaaatgcaagtcgtgattactttttaaagtagtctaatatataaataactcatttatgcaacaaaacagaaaaaattcaGTGTTTTACAAACCATACCATTCTGTTCGTCTGTTCCATTTGAATGAGGTCCTACGACAAGGAAATCTATGGAACCTGACGTTAtggtcagagttggcctattatgACATCTGGACAGTCTTAAGTGATGGGCTAATAATCACAACAGGACCTTAATTCTAGGTCCTCAagtacccatatagaatagaatacaaaCATGTTAACTCACAACTGTATAAGAACTTCTCGATTTTTCGCATCCTGCGTTAAAAGGATACTTAGCTCAGCATCTCTCACATCAGGGGCATCCCCCAACTCCCCAGACTCCATAGCACGAGTTGCcgcacattttaaacaatgaacataaTATGCAAGACCTGTTGAATTTGgatgaatgattgtaacttactttattctttgGTTGGGGAAAAACAACatgcgttataacacggatgttctgttacatacacttCATTCcggcttacgaattaccatatatgtaacttttgttggtgattgtttttaaattagacaacccattacaaTAGAATTTAAACAAGAAATTTACCACTTAATCGGTCTCTATAATCTTCTGTGTTGATACCAACTTCAGcaaacgatttttttacattccCTTTCATTAACTCTGTATCTGACTTAGATGTGGCGAGCACAACTGCAGCAGTAGCCTGTGTCGATCCAGTAAGCTAAATAAATGACATTGCAGTTAGAAAACTACAAAAGAGCCACTGGGTTAGGAAAGTTCAGTGTTCAATAATTTAGTTAAACTTTATCAACACTTTATGCACTTACTTGTTGTTTTTCAACCAACTTATTCTTATtaagttcattttttaacGTTTCCACTTCCTTTAGTGCAGACTTTAACTTAATGCTTGTTTCTCTTGCAGCATTCTCATATTTAACCGTCACTTTTTCTCGCTCCAAGTTcgatttgtttaaattactcTGGCAGTCACTGAATGCAGATTTTGCTTCAAGTTCCTGATAAAGATTATTTATGTATGTGTAATAGTAGGTTGTGTACGGTATAAGAGCAGCTTTAGCATGTATTTATATTAGGTTGGGTTAAGTTGGTCTAAACACATATATCCATCTAGTTctaacaacgtttttttttggacCTTAAAGGTAAAACTTTAATACAGAAACAgcaagtttaatttatttttaaagaaaatacaacagaacttgtattttattacCTTTGTCTTAGtttcactttttaactttttcaaatCCGCTTGTAGTTGCGAAATTTGTTCAGTTTTCTTGGCTAACATTAAAGTGGCCCCCTTGGTTTGTTCTTGTAAATTCTTACTTAGTTCTTCAATCTTTTTCTTTTGCACTTCCTATAAAGTATTACAATTAGAACACCCAGGTATGTCTTTTTAAACAGCAACAGtttgaatattgttttaatgaacAATATGTCTATCTTTTATTAGTaggcaataaaaaaaaaaaaaaaatgaacaaaagttTCCGAACTACTTACCATAACATTACTTTCTTTACGTCTTAATTCTTGTAGGTTAGCAACCTCAGTCAAACTAACCATCTGcgacattttacttttacaacCTTCCAACAAAGCCTCAAGTCGTGCCTGCTCACCCAGTAGTTTCTCCTGAAcaattttgtcaaaaataaaacaaaactctaAAAAGCAGGGACtgttactaaaataaaacattaataatattttgcatTCTACATAGATCAGGTCCTGGCGTACCACTCAAgacttaggccagagttggtctaaGGGATCATTGGGTTGCAACATTGTCCAATAAATGTCcagcccaatgacacatacgccaacagtGGTAAAAGTATCAAGCCTCTTTTTTGAATTCATATTCTTACAATTCGCTGGCGatcttttactttattttcacGTAATGCTTGGAATTCTGATAATGGTGCAGTTTCATTTTGAATCTTAACCAATAGTTGTTCAAGTTGTGTAATCTTTGCTTGTTTTGcatcctaaaaaataaaacagcatttttaatttttttaaaaaatatattatgcaaATTTATAGTAGCAATATAAATTTCCATTTCCTACCCTATCTTTCTTAGAAAACAGAATCATCCGATCATAATCGTTCTTTATCTTGTCTTCTCGCTCGATACACTTGGAGCAACATCCTGAAGACTCTGATGTGGAAGATGATGATGAAGGACGACTCAACTTCATCTGGGAGTTGCTTCTTCCGTTTAAAAGGTGCGGACTCCTGGAGTTTGGAGGAAGACCAAACGCTTCCTTTCTTTCATCTTTTCTAAGAGCAACAGGAACAGAATTTCTCTGCCTTCCATCAATTACTTTAGAAAAGGCTTCCTTCGGTGGGGTAGGGGATCTAGAGCTACCATGTTCTGTTGAAATTTTGGAAGTATCAGTAATTTCGTTGGTTTGTTGCCGCTTGccaatgtttttttgtcgAGATTTAGTCACAGCCTCAAGAGTTGCGAGATCAGATAATGAAGTTGTATCTTTACGAGCAACATCCGGTGTGTCTATATGGGGAAGAGTGAGTACTTTACCTCCGGACACAATGTTAGTTCCATCTTTGTTAATTTGCCAGTACAAAGGTGGTGAACCTGAATTTTCACCTTCGGTCATCGGGACTTCAATGGAAGCCTTCCCTTTCccctttttcttctttttagaGCTATCTTTCTCCCGATCATCTTTAGATGgtctttttttctcttttgcCGCATCCGGAAGATCTGGAGTTGCGAATCCTGATTTCAAGTTGATTGGAGGAAGCGATGTTGAAGTGTTGGATTCAATCTGGACGGAGTCAGTATTTTCCCCAGTGTCAATACCAGGAACTTCAGGCTATAAAAGAACAACTTTACCAACCTATTGTACGTCATAAAAAGTTACTATTCATTACCTACTTAGGAGGGCCTTATCATATACAACATTAATGGGCTACGGACCATGAAAGGTTAAGAAACACTAGCTTAACACCATTTACCATTATAATAGTTGCACAGATGGGTACAACCAGTTAGCccaaaacaattgtttttaatctcTTTAGTTGGTCTTACCATCTGTATTGGAATTTCTTTGAACGAAATATGTGCTTCTGGATGGTTAACCACTGTCATAGCCCGCTGAGCGAATTGCAAACAGCAGAAAGTTTCATGAGTTAAGTTGGGACAAGGTGAAGCAGCAACCAGTAGACGAGTAATGCAGTTTCCACCCAAAGCTTCACGCAGTAAACGAGTCAGCTTTGAATCCCTgggattaaatatttttggtttaattattccaatttaaaaatattataaataaatgtgagAAAAAATACCCTGTTTTTGCTAAAGTTAGGCGCCTAACTTACTTGTATGGCGTTGATTGTGGCGAAGATTCGGCCAAAGTTAAAACGACGTTTCCGAAAACTTGTAGTGATTTGTTCGCCTTTGCGTTTGCGCTATTCCCGCTAACGTCATGTGTTGAGTGCTTTGTCGACTGAATGTTTCGCACCAAACAGTAACACAGTGAGTAAGAGGTACTTTGAGTACATGTCAAGTACTTACCCGGTTAACTCCGACCAAATCGGCGAACTCCAGTCTTCCATCGGTCACCTGGATGGTGTTCTTTTCAAAGTCTGTTTCTTCCTTTTTGTAATGAAGAGTGAAGACTGTGTGACTGCGGCCAGCATCTCGCACTGGtacaaagatatatatatatatatatatatatatataatcagtactgtatatttataaaaatagtcCCGAGTCCGAACCTCGGTTCGGATTTCGTCGCAGTTGCTTCGTTACGTCATCTACCGTCTGAACTGGCATCTCTGTCACCCCCTCAAGCGGTGACGCATCGGCAAACTCGTGAAACCGTATGTTGTCCGTAGCAGAAGGGTCCTGATGGTCGCACAGAATAATAAGATTACTGTctaatttaaagtatttatttaaccCCGCGTagcggagcaacgacagtcggtataacgggggtgttttttaaaatatattttataggtGCGGCCCAATAATTAAATAGGAAAATTACGATTGCAAAATTAACCTCGCGCAAAAGCAAAGCGGTAAGCGAGCCTGCTCCTAGACCTGAGTTAATGGGATCGTGACTTGACGCTACactaccattatgggcgtgTGTCACCCGATAGGGAGACTAAAAGCTACGCTAGGATAAATAGGAtacattaatttgtttatttattttatcaaacaaACTAATCCTAAAACACACCAAAATATCGTAGAACTTTTCGTTGTAAACTTGGATGAAAGACATTGTCAACTTGCATTTGATGTTTTCTACGGTTTCCTTCTCGATAGCTGCGTAATTAACAAAGAAGGTATGTTTATAAGTTTGGGTATATCTCGTTTTAATCGTCTGTGGTCCTTACAGGAGTCAAAATACTTACAATGCAACAATGTTTCAGCAGCACGTATTATCAATCCTTTATATTTCCCACTGCTTGCTTTGCCGAATAAGGAATGACTTTTGCCCGTGCTTGCCGATCCGTATGTAATAAGACATGCATGATAGCCctgtatacaaatatattccAAAATCAACATTTTAGAAAAGTCAAACAAAAAGGTTTTCTATATACTAAATATAGCCttgatgttttttaattaaaaattggtATTCTTAAAATTATAACTACGAATTTATATTCCATTACATTACATTTCCAGGGTTTATTTGTGACAAAAGTGTCGTGTGTTTGATTAGTACATGTTGACTATAATTGAGGTTGTACAAGTTAAACAAGCGATGTTCATTCAGCAGAGAATTTTCAAGGATTCGATGACGTAACCACTTACTAGAAGTACTTGCTCCACAAGCGAGtgggttgtgacgtcataagcatCTTTCTGCGTCGCTGATTCTGGCAGCACGTGGTCAAAGTCGAAACATATTTTGCTACCGTGCTGTAAAAATGAACTGTTTAGTACTGTCGGGTAAGACAAGTTACCGTTATGCGCATCATTTATCATGTTCCGaatagtgtttttaacaattaccaatgctCTTTTAGAGGCGCAGGGCTACGGCTATCtaattcttttttgtttaccgcCAAGTGGGCGAGCTAGgacaatgaaaacatgttcatTCCTATTTCAACATACTATATTTAGATTTcttacattttctttttttgcacTGGGTCGCGTTGAAAGTATAATTCTCTCATTTCCACTGACGGTTATGCTTCTTAGTCGGCTGGATGGATTTCCAGCTGAAATTAgatttatttggtaaaaatatacaaaacacgCGTTTTGCGATGAATACATTAGAAAACTATAGATTGTGCTGAAACGTTTGACGCAGAGGGTTAAAATAGAACataatttacagaatttttcaTTTATCTATTCCAATACAGTATAACCAAAACTTGGGCAATTACCAcgacgaaaaaaataaagaaaattagcaacaaaataacagtcCTTATTTATACCCCGCTGGGAAAAAATAGTTCAGTATaagtgttaaacaaaaacgTGACTGCTAAACcctataaaaattaaagacaCTCACCCAAATCCTGCTCGTCTAACGGTTTAACTCGGACATATACTTGGAAAGAAGAACGATCAACAACAGTAGCTACTGGTTGGGCAATCACTTCAACTGGTGGTACATCTTCAACTTTAGGAAGAACGATTTCTTCAGTTGGGTGAGTGTTTTCTTCCGGTGCTGGGGGACTTGGGGTGTCCTCCGAGACGACAGGAGATGTTGAAGATTGTGGAGTCGGTTCAGTAACTGGTGGTGGATCCTTTGATTTCAAATCTTTTGTTTCATTTCTGTGGACATATGGGGTGTGAATTCAAAAAGTGCATGTCGGGACTTtcgcgtcccatttggtagtaaacaaagaatattcacaatATAACTGCAGgccgcgactctaaaacaccgttgttaaaagaaaatatatggGATTTGGGttctaacagtatcccatcttaccccacattactatatatgCTGGGCTTGTTGAATTGATACCGCTCCGCTTTTATTAACGCGCTACTGGAATACATTTCCAAGCCGTGTATGTTACGAGTTAATGCAATTGGTCCGAGTGGTTCTTGGTTGATAACAATTGCCCCAGCCGTAGAAGGAAGATTTCTGTTCCGGTCTCGACATCCTAGGAAGTGTTCCTCGCTTCCGGAGTACAGATCCCTGCGTCTGGAGCGAGGCTGAGCGGTCGGAGGATGTCGTGTTAGAAGGTGTAGCGGAGCGGAAGTTCTTGGACTTGAATCTCGGAGCAAATATGGAGGGGTATCACTTTCAAGTCCAAATTTGTAAGGGTACCTCTTCGATTTTACGCCATCCGGAAAATAGTTACATGCACCTCGCGTGAGCGGCGTACGCGGTATTTCTTGAATAAAATCTTTCGACATTTCCATTATTAATTGCCGAGCTTTATTTTTCTCATTTAGTTGGCATTATTTTGCTTTCTGACTGCAAGAAACCAACTCTTATCCCTGCCTCACGCAAAATACTATGTCATTGGTGGCAATACATGGCAAACTAAATTAACCATAGGTTGTTTACAACAGGCCTGCCTAAAGTAGAGAAAGTGCGAACCATGAGTGTAAACGCCGCCCATTTGAGGGCCTTCGGGTCTTTTTGCGATCGATGAAAATGTTTACTCAGATGGACTTCAGGCAATAGGGGACATGTGAAATTACGCGTAAGTGGGCAATTGAAAAGGAAAATTACCTGCAGCTAAATTAAACAGGAATAATTTGGAgtgtttttttctgaaatcatgtatatttatatttcagatGATCAAAAATAGCGTTGGACATTTGGTCAAAGTAGTAGGCTATATGAACTTGAACCCGTATGTAATGTTGGTGTtctaaaagttaaacattgaAGTATGATAAAGCGAGTTTTACAACGATTCTACCGCACTTGACCGCGGTTCAGAGGTTTTATAACAGCTgaaactatttatatttggGAATAGTCTTTATGGAGATTCGTCAAagttatgattttaaaacgtACTTGTTTTGAGTAATAGAATTGTTATGTCATGATAAGCACATTCTACAAACCGCAGTTAAAGTACTTGAAAACGTTATAACAGACCAATAACCAAACATTATACGGTAAAACAGCTTGTTTGAAAGCCTGAACAAATAACTTATCGCTTATGTTTAAagctatatatacatatatatagtggcATAAAAACGTACAACAGTAACAGAAAATTTGGGCGAATTCtaaattaaatagtttaagTAAAATACACAGATATAAAAAATGGGCATTATACTAACCTgctggtttgttttttaatcttgGGTCTGCTTGCAGTAACCAAACGACGCATGATAATGTCTTGAAGGTAGAagcttatttatattaaacttaaaaagtacatcatgttttaaatgtgttctatataaataacttgttaataaaatgaaataattgtGGGCACGTTGTCAAGCTATAGATAAAATGCTGAACAACAGTTACGTATAGCTGGCAACAACGTTTATAAGTTGCACGCGACTAAGTTTAAATCGGGTTGCTTCGTATTTATCTATATTTAATTCATGAGATGAAGACAAAATAAACAGATTGTCGAAATCTCCCTTTTGCTGCCTGACAGAAATCTTAAGCGGGCTTCAAATATTCCTAACAAATGTCAAAACCCTACTGTACAATATTGGCGTATAGGAGCATTGTCTCCGCTATTGCGGACCGCTACACAAACACAAGCAAGAATAAAACTGATCGTTGAGGTTATTACAGCACAGTACCTTTATCgtgatttaaaataacacacgAGCTGTCTGTTAAATCGTCCCCAATGTTTGGACAGCGATTGATTTCAGAAGTGACCTTGAAATAACCGGCGGTTTAACAAACTAGTAACAACTACGTCTCTGAACATTAAATATGTCaccataaacataaaaatctatGTATACCCGTAAGAATACAAATGCAACGTATCAAAATATTCACTGAAACATACGGTCAGTGGTaacaaatgtttattttggtcaaacaatgttttctttttgacCATAAGCAAATATGCTTTAGATATATGTACGCAACTGATGCTTTACTCTTTCTAAAGCCAACATATTTTTCAGCACTACTTCTTAAATGttagatttttattattaaaatgctATTAATACAAAAAGGTCTTGGCCTATACATCCATATACCTGCGACTATATACCAATGACTGCAAACAAACATGTctcaaagtaaatataaacgaAGAAAGTTGGCAACGATTTGCACACCAGCAGCAGCGCTAAGACTTCACATTTCTAGCGATTGGCTACGGTATTGACCTAAAACAATACtaacgttttttaaaagtggGCTTTGGCGCTCTCGAAACTGCTGTCTTGAAGGCAAAGTGACTTTTTGTCATTGTTCCCAAGTCGGCTACAATTTTAAGTGGGATTGGAATGAAAGGGAATAGCCAATGCAGCGACCGCACCTTCCTACACTTGAAATGGCTGAGTCCAAGCGGTTTAAAACctggtatttaaaacaacctcTACAGCCTACACCAAACGCTTTGGGCGGTACAGTTGTTACTGCATTTTGATTCGCAACACGACGATGTGTGCGAAAAGTAATATCGAATGGCGTGTTTTCTTATGTACATTTAATTAAGCACACAGACTAACTTTTGTACCAG includes these proteins:
- the LOC100178231 gene encoding kinesin heavy chain isoform X1 is translated as MEMSKDFIQEIPRTPLTRGACNYFPDGVKSKRYPYKFGLESDTPPYLLRDSSPRTSAPLHLLTRHPPTAQPRSRRRDLYSGSEEHFLGCRDRNRNLPSTAGAIVINQEPLGPIALTRNIHGLEMYSSSALIKAERYQFNKPSIYSNVGNETKDLKSKDPPPVTEPTPQSSTSPVVSEDTPSPPAPEENTHPTEEIVLPKVEDVPPVEVIAQPVATVVDRSSFQVYVRVKPLDEQDLAGNPSSRLRSITVSGNERIILSTRPSAKKENHGSKICFDFDHVLPESATQKDAYDVTTHSLVEQVLLGYHACLITYGSASTGKSHSLFGKASSGKYKGLIIRAAETLLHSIEKETVENIKCKLTMSFIQVYNEKFYDILDPSATDNIRFHEFADASPLEGVTEMPVQTVDDVTKQLRRNPNRVRDAGRSHTVFTLHYKKEETDFEKNTIQVTDGRLEFADLVGVNRSTKHSTHDVSGNSANAKANKSLQVFGNVVLTLAESSPQSTPYKDSKLTRLLREALGGNCITRLLVAASPCPNLTHETFCCLQFAQRAMTVVNHPEAHISFKEIPIQMPEVPGIDTGENTDSVQIESNTSTSLPPINLKSGFATPDLPDAAKEKKRPSKDDREKDSSKKKKKGKGKASIEVPMTEGENSGSPPLYWQINKDGTNIVSGGKVLTLPHIDTPDVARKDTTSLSDLATLEAVTKSRQKNIGKRQQTNEITDTSKISTEHGSSRSPTPPKEAFSKVIDGRQRNSVPVALRKDERKEAFGLPPNSRSPHLLNGRSNSQMKLSRPSSSSSTSESSGCCSKCIEREDKIKNDYDRMILFSKKDRDAKQAKITQLEQLLVKIQNETAPLSEFQALRENKVKDRQRIEKLLGEQARLEALLEGCKSKMSQMVSLTEVANLQELRRKESNVMEVQKKKIEELSKNLQEQTKGATLMLAKKTEQISQLQADLKKLKSETKTKELEAKSAFSDCQSNLNKSNLEREKVTVKYENAARETSIKLKSALKEVETLKNELNKNKLVEKQQLTGSTQATAAVVLATSKSDTELMKGNVKKSFAEVGINTEDYRDRLSGLAYYVHCLKCAATRAMESGELGDAPDVRDAELSILLTQDAKNREVLIQLKRERNLLRDVMKIMYCRQWFTEEGKPHVKRTLRRVGIDTRELKILQALPV
- the LOC100178231 gene encoding kinesin heavy chain isoform X2; translation: MRRLVTASRPKIKKQTSRNETKDLKSKDPPPVTEPTPQSSTSPVVSEDTPSPPAPEENTHPTEEIVLPKVEDVPPVEVIAQPVATVVDRSSFQVYVRVKPLDEQDLAGNPSSRLRSITVSGNERIILSTRPSAKKENHGSKICFDFDHVLPESATQKDAYDVTTHSLVEQVLLGYHACLITYGSASTGKSHSLFGKASSGKYKGLIIRAAETLLHSIEKETVENIKCKLTMSFIQVYNEKFYDILDPSATDNIRFHEFADASPLEGVTEMPVQTVDDVTKQLRRNPNRVRDAGRSHTVFTLHYKKEETDFEKNTIQVTDGRLEFADLVGVNRSTKHSTHDVSGNSANAKANKSLQVFGNVVLTLAESSPQSTPYKDSKLTRLLREALGGNCITRLLVAASPCPNLTHETFCCLQFAQRAMTVVNHPEAHISFKEIPIQMPEVPGIDTGENTDSVQIESNTSTSLPPINLKSGFATPDLPDAAKEKKRPSKDDREKDSSKKKKKGKGKASIEVPMTEGENSGSPPLYWQINKDGTNIVSGGKVLTLPHIDTPDVARKDTTSLSDLATLEAVTKSRQKNIGKRQQTNEITDTSKISTEHGSSRSPTPPKEAFSKVIDGRQRNSVPVALRKDERKEAFGLPPNSRSPHLLNGRSNSQMKLSRPSSSSSTSESSGCCSKCIEREDKIKNDYDRMILFSKKDRDAKQAKITQLEQLLVKIQNETAPLSEFQALRENKVKDRQRIEKLLGEQARLEALLEGCKSKMSQMVSLTEVANLQELRRKESNVMEVQKKKIEELSKNLQEQTKGATLMLAKKTEQISQLQADLKKLKSETKTKELEAKSAFSDCQSNLNKSNLEREKVTVKYENAARETSIKLKSALKEVETLKNELNKNKLVEKQQLTGSTQATAAVVLATSKSDTELMKGNVKKSFAEVGINTEDYRDRLSGLAYYVHCLKCAATRAMESGELGDAPDVRDAELSILLTQDAKNREVLIQLKRERNLLRDVMKIMYCRQWFTEEGKPHVKRTLRRVGIDTRELKILQALPV